ATGAAGCAGGCCGATTAACACTAGAGTCAATAAAGCAACTTATTGAAATTTCACTAGATCATTCATTAATTGATCAAGTAACTATTTCTATAGCAAGAATTAAGGACTTTGGGAAGCTTGGAATTGATGCCAAATTGATTGCGACTTTATATCAATCTATATTATTACTCTCTACAACCTGTTCTAACCTTAAGGAACTTAACAAATCTCATGATGGAAATCAAGAAGATTTTGTTAAATCATCCAAAATGGCTGAACGAATGTGTCGTGATCTAATTAAAAAGAGTAGAGACGCAGGTTTGAATGAGGAAATGAATTTATTAGAACCAATTGTAGATTCATGTTGTTCATGATTTTTGATTTGGAACACTGCATTAGGTACAAATTTACATAATAACTGGCATACTCTTTGTCATGAACTCACAATTTCCAATTACCGATGAGCACATCCACATTGATCCAAGAGCAAAGGGGCTAAAGGCAGTTCGTGAATTCCAGAACGCAGGCGGAACCCATATGATAGTGGTTTCCAAGCCAAGCTGGACTCTGGGTGTGAATGTTTCCAAACCAGATGACTATAGGCTTGTTTTTGATGAAACCGTGGATATTGTGAAGCAGATTAACGAGATTGGAGTAGGTGCATATCCTGTTTTGGGACCACATCCTGCTGAAATTACTAAACTGACTGAACGCATGAGTCTGGATGAAGCTTCTTCCATGATGAAGGCAGGTCTTGATATTGCTGCAAAATATGTGGAAGAAGGTCTGGCTGTGGGACTTAAGAGCGGCCGTCCCCATTATCCCGTTTCAGATGAAATCTGGAAAGCTTCCAATGAGATAATGTCTCATGGATTTGATCTGGCTAAGGACTTAGGCTGTGCAATCCAGTTGCACACGGAAAGTGTGGGCGAGCCTGAACTTCTTGATATTGCTTCCATTGCAAAAAAAACAGGAATTCCTCTTGGAAAAGTTGTGAAACACTATGCTCCTCCTCTTGTAGATGTTTGTGAGAAAATAGGTCTTTTTCCCGGAGTACTTGCCGGTAAAGGTGCGATTGAAGAGGCACTTTCCCAGGGCAGTCGTTTCATGATGGAAACTGACTACATTGACGATCCTGATAGGCCGGGTGCGGTTCTTGGTCCGAAAACAATTCCCCGACGGACGCTAAAGCTTGTTGAGGAATTCGGAGAGGAAGTTTTCTGGAAAATACACAAGGAGAACGTAGAAGAGGTTTATGAGGTGGAGATAAATCTCTGAAACTTGTTACCCAAATTATGCTTGTGTGTTGTTGGCAATAGGATAAAATGTAATGAAATTGATATTTTAATTGGGAATCAATTTAGGGAATCCCGGGTGACAATTATGGGGACACGAACAATTCTTTTAGTTTTGCTTATAGTTGCGCTTGGGTCAATTTCGGGAGTGCAGGCAGCCAAGTACTTTGCCTGTGGTGATGATTGCGCAGATCCGGAAACCGGTTACCAGCTAATAGGCTGTACTCTTGCTGTGAACTATGCGGTTGAAAACGAAATCGGTGTACATGTGCCATCAGGTTCCAGTAACGGATATGTCTATATCCAGTCCATGACCGAGAAAGATGCTAACGGGGATGTGATCTATGACGAGATTCTTGCATGTGATTACTGGAAAGACGGTGAGCCTCTGCCGGAAGAAACCATGGGTGGCGAGGAGCGTGACCTGCTTCTGGAAGCAGTGAGAACCTACAACCAGAATCTTGGAGTTCTTCCGGGATTCGTACACAGCCTTCTTGGTGATGAGGTAATGCATGTTTATGCTACAATGCCCGATGGCAGTGAACAGGAATATGCAGCTATCACAGAAACCGGTTTGATTGTTGAAGGCGGTAACTGGGTTGACTTTGACGAAGATGGTAATTATGATGTCTGGAAGGATGAAGGCATCACACCTACCATGGAATTAACCATTGATGCGGAAGGCAACATATCATACGAAGGTCTGACCACCGGAACAATTCTCAAGGAATTTATCATTGACATCGGTATGCTGATTTACAGCATATTTGCCTGATTTTTGAGCTCATGGTTTCCATGGGCTTATTTCTCTTTTATGGATTATATGATCAGCTTTTGAAGCGTAGCTTTTTATCAATTAAGTCTTGCTAGTATCTATGGAGACGAGTCTATGAATTCCCTTATCGAAAAGCTTCCGGAAACTGTAGAGGCATTCGGCCAGATGCGTGCTTCCCTTTTCAAGGATAGTGCGCTTGATGTAAAAACCAAGGAACTGATTGCGGTTTCTTCTGCCGTTCTTATGAGGTGTGAAAAATGTATGGAAATCCACGCACAGAGGGCAAAGGATAAAGGTGCAACAGAAGATGAAATCGCAGAGGCCATTGGAGTTGCAATGTTCATTGCCGGCGGTTCACAGTTGCACTGGACAGAAAAATATAACGATATCCTGAAAAATAACAACGACTGAAAACTGCACATTGCAGTTTTCTTATTCTTTTAAACTCCGAAGCCTTCCTGCAAACACTTTTCCCTACGACAGCCGGCAGTGAGCCTGAGTTCCTCGCGTATTTCTATGCAGCTTTGCCACAATCCATGCACGTTGCAGTATGAAACAGCACAGAATTCCCGGTATTTGCCAAAATAAACAAGCCTGAATATTGCATCTGGCTCGGTACCCGGGGTAAAATTTACCCTGCCGATTTTTACAACATTCAGCATTTTCGTGTGGGCATAGAGTTCAATCCATTTGATATGATGTTCCGATTCATTTGGATGTTTAGCATTTTTTCCTACAACAACGCGGATGTAATCTTTCCCGGAGCCACCATGATTCCGGAGTACTTCGATGGTCGGGAGGTGCCTTGCCACGGACTGGCTGTCACCTTTATTTCTGTCTTCGGTTTGAATAATGTCCCCGGATTCCATTATGTCACCTTTGTTGTGTTTTGTCTTAGGATACATATAATGACCTATTGTTTTTTAGTCGAAAATAAATCTTTCAATTCTTTTATAAGCCATCCCATACTTTATTATACAGTTATTCTTTTGTTATTAATGGTGAATAATCGTGGATGAAGATCATTTTGTCAATGAAATAGATACATTAGACGCAGAGCTTCTCGTGCGATTATCCGTGATAACCAAAGGTGAACTGCTTGAAAGAAGACGTGGCATACACAAATCTCTGGTAATGGCTGCATTAACAAAATTTTCACCATCTGCATCTTTTAATTTGGATGAGTTATCAAAACAGATTCATCACATTTGCAAATGTAGCCTAGAGGATACCAATATCGTTACAATTTTAGAAGATCTTGAGAATGAAAATATTGTTGAACATGACACGGAATTTAGGTATAAACTAATATCTAAGCCAGATATTCCTAATTTTGAAGAGCTTTCAAATCCGGTCTGGGCATCATTTAATAAATTTTTGATTGATCATTATCCTCAATATGATAGCTTTATTCACAGCGAAATAAAAGATGTGTTTAATTCAATCCTCCTAAAATCGCTGATAAGATTTTCAATTTCTAAACCCCTTTCTACTCAAACGGAGTCATTACCATTTGCTGACATTGAATCAATTATAAAAAATGAGCTAGAACGTTGTTACTTTGATGACTTGACACAAAGAAAGTTGCCTGAACTGATTTTAGAATTTTTTTCAACCTCCAACAAAGAACTTCTTGATTTCATATTCACTTGTTATTCTGGGATGATTGATATCGATTTAGTTACCAGAGAGCAGGAAATGCCAATTATTAATTTTGGTGATGAGGTAGAATCACTATTAATTGACACAAATTTTATTGTATCTTTAATGTGTCGTTCTGATCCTCTGCACCCTCTCTCTTCGACACTTGTGAATCATTGCAACAAGTCGCAAATACCTTTATATTATTCGTCTTTAACAAAAAATGAGTTCATTGGCCTCATTTCTGCTTCAAAGTCAGAAATGAGAGGTTTGACCAATAAATCATCATCACCAGCAGACAATCAATTTATTTCAGATCGTTTAAAGTTGAATATTCCATGGTCCTCGTACATTGTCTATCTAGAAAATTGGGGGCAAATACTGGAATCGAAGTATGCGATAACGCCTCTTGATGAGTATTTTGAAAAGAATTTGGATGGGCAAATTATTGAGACGGCGCGAATGGCAATTAATGTCATTGATCAAATAAAGTTTGAAGAAAGATCTAAAAAGGACAAAAACTATGTTTTACGTCGAAGGGGTGAAGATAAGATCGCTCATGATTCGACATGCATTTCAATCGTAGGCAGTCTAAAGCAAACCATTCAGAGTAACAAATTAGGTCCATGGTTTCTTACTTATGATAATTTGTTGCTAGCAGTAAATTCAATGCGATTTCAGGATCAGGATGAATTTGGATATGCTATTCATCCACGGACACTATTGAATTATTTCTTGGCTTATTCCACTATAGATTTTACTGATGAAGATAAAGAAGAAGTTGCATTGGCTCTTTTGCGATACTCTACTCGAAAAAAGCAAATACATTTGACAGTTGACGAGTACTCTGAGTTGGTAAGTGAAAAGCTAGGTCTAGATTTAACAAATGCTGAAGTTTTAAAGCAAATATTTATGCAGTCTCCTCTTTTGGAAGAATTGAAGAAATCTTTAGAATATGAGAGTTCCGAAGGACCTGATTCGGTTGCATATCAAATGCTCACGGATCCATCAATTAACGATCTAGTTGAAAGAATCATTGAGTCTAATTTAGGAATTGAAGAACGTGATGAAAATATTAAACGTTTAAGAGATTCAATTAAACGTTTAAATGATGAGAATCAGAAATTGAGGGGATTCAAGGAAGGTTCGATCTCTAGTTCTGGTACTATTAATATCACGTTAGAAAACAACTCAACAACAAACATAATTCTTGATCCAGCAGTTCCACCTGCAATTACAAGTCTCATTAGTTTTCTGGATCAGGAAAATGCTTTTAAGGACGAAATTATTGAGAAGCCTTCCAAAAACTTAGATTTGGACTCTGCTAAGAAATGGATTGATACTGTAAAATCGACAATTGAGACTTCGTCCAAAATAACTGGTGGAATACGTGCTCTGCTTCCATATGTGGTACATTTACAACAATTGTTGTCATAATTCATGTAGTGACGATCTTTTTTTATAAAAAATTGGATGTTTGCCCCAACAGCAAACCTTTAATCCTCTTACTCAAATAACCCATACTCCACTTATCCTGAAAACAAACTTTTCCAGTAAACCATGTCCCTCAAAAATATCGTTGTCAAAGGAGCCAAAGAGCACAATCTCAAGAACCTTGATGTAGTGCTGCCACGTGACAAGCTCATTGTAATCACGGGTCTGAGCGGCTCGGGGAAATCTTCCCTTGCTTTTGATACCATCTATGCGGAAGGCCAGAGAAGGTACGTTGAATCCCTCTCAGCCTATGCCCGGCAGTTTCTCGGGTTGATGGAAAAACCTGATGTTGAGTACATCGAGGGCTTGTCTCCTGCCATTTCCATCGAGCAGAAGACTACAAGCAAGAACCCCCGGTCCACTGTGGGGACTGTTACTGAAATTTATGATTATCTCAGGTTGCTCTTTGCTCGTATTGGTGTACGGCACTGTCCGGATTGTGGCAGGATTATCGAGCCGCAAAGCGTTGACCAGATTGTCGACAGCATCCTGAAAATTCCTGAAGGGACAAAGCTGAATATTCTTTCCCCTCTTGTCAGGGAGAGGAAAGGAGAATACCGCAAACTACTCCTAGATTTGCAAGCAGAGGGCTTCACACGAGTCCGGCTTGACGGGGAAATAATGCGAATTGAGGATGCTCAGGAAGTGGAACTTGAGCGCTATAAAAAGCACAACATTGAGATTGTTGTGGACAGGGTCCAGATCAAACCGGATATTGCAGAACGCCTTTCTGAATCTGTGGAGCAGGCACTTGCCAAAAGCGACGGGCTTGTTGTTGCGGATGTTGTTGATGGTGAGGAACTGATTTTCAGCGAAAAACTCGCCTGCCCGGATTGTGGAACGGGGTTTGAGGAACTCGAACCTGCCATGTTCTCATTCAACAGCCCACAGGGCGCATGTGAGGAATGCCATGGTCTCGGAACCTCAATGGAATTTGATCCTGACTTAATTGTTCCCGATCCAACTCTTAGCTTACGGGAAGGTGCTATTGAACCCTGGGGCGACAGGCAGGATGGCTATTACATGCAATCCCTTGTATCCATGGCAAACTACTTCGGTTTTTCAATGGATGATCCTTTCGAGGATCTTAAACCCGAATACCAGCACATGATACTCCACGGAACTTCTGCCAAAATCCCACTGATCCACGTGGGAAAGAATGGCGGTGTCTGGAAACACACCGGGCATTTCAAGGGAGTTATTCATAATCTTTCACGCATCTATGAAAAAACAGAATCCGAGAGCACCAAAGACAAGATGCGCAAATACATTAGCACAAATCCATGTCCTGCCTGTGGCGGTGACAGGCTAAAGCCAGCAAGTCTTGCGGTTCTCATAGCTGATAATAACATTATTGAAGTCACCCGGATGTCCATTGAGGAAGCACTGCGTTTCTTCGAAAAACTGGAAAAGAATCTCGGGCACAGGGAATACACAATTGCAAGATTGATCCTCAAGGAAATCAAAGCCCGTCTGGGTTTTTTGGTGGATGTGGGGCTTGATTACCTTTCCATGAACCGGTCTGCAGCTACTCTTTCCGGTGGCGAGGCCCAGCGTATCAGGCTGGCAACCCAGATTGGATCAAGTCTCATGGGTGTGCTGTACATTCTTGACGAACCCAGCATCGGATTGCACCAGCGTGACAATTTACGGCTCATCAACACCCTCAAGCATTTGAGGGATATCGGCAACACGGTTCTCGTGGTAGAGCACGATGAAGAAACCATTATGAATGCGGATCACGTAGTGGACATGGGTCCGGGTGCCGGTATTCACGGAGGCGAGATTGTTGCCGAAGGTCCGCCCCTTGATATCATGGCGGATCCTCATTCCGAGACCGGGCAGTATCTCAGTCGGAAGGTTGAAATTGCAATTCCTGAAATGAGGCGTTCTCCACAGGGATTCATGCGTCTTATCGGAGCTGCAGAGAACAATCTGAAGTCAATTGATGTGGATTTCCCAATTGGTGTCATGGTGTGTGTAACCGGGGTATCGGGGTCAGGCAAGAGTACTCTCATCAATGAAACCCTGAACAAAGTGCTTGCACAGAAACTCAACCGTGCACGAGAGCGTCCCGGGAAATACCATTCCATTGAAGGACTCGAATCAGTTGATAAGGTAATTACCATCGACCAGTCTCCTATCGGCAGGACACCACGTTCCAATCCTGCAACTTATACTAATTTGTTCACTCCCATCAGGGAACTTTTCGCCCAGACAAAACTCGCTAAAACAAGGGGGTACAAACCCGGAAGGTTCAGTTTTAATGTAAAAGGAGGGAGGTGTGAAACCTGTAGTGGTGACGGGACAATTACAATTGAAATGCATTTCCTTCCTGATGTTTATGTTCCCTGTGAAGTTTGCCACGGGAAACGTTACAACAGGGAGACTCTTGAAGTCACTTTCAAGGATAAGAACATAGCTGAAGTACTTGACATGACTGTAGAGGAAGCTCTTGAGTTCTTTGAAAACGTACCCAAGATAAGCAGGAAATTGCAGACATTGTTTGATGTCGGTCTTGGTTACATCAAACTTGGACAGTCATCCACAACCCTTTCAGGTGGTGAAGCTCAGAGGGTTAAACTTGCCACTGAACTCAGCAAAAAATCCACCGGCAAAACAGTGTATATTCTTGATGAACCTACTACAGGACTGCATTTTGCAGACGTAAATAAACTACTTGAGGTTCTACAGCGGTTGGTTGACGCCGGGAACACCGTCATAGTTATCGAACACAATCTTGATGTCATCAAGGTTTCAGACTGGATAATTGATCTGGGTCCGGAGGGTGGGGAACGTGGTGGGCTTATCATTGCCGAAGGCACTCCTGAGACAGTGGCAAAAGTTGAGAGTTCCTACACCGGTGAATTCTTGCACAGATTGTTGCATGAATAATCTTTCCGCAAGCTTTATCGTGGACGCCTTCCAAAAACTACATTGTAAACCATTATTTGGGTGGATTGTATGGTAAGAAAACTTCATTGCAAGAATATCAAGAATGATCTTGAATATCTTGGTGATATCATGGACAAGCAGGGACGAAAGGAACCTACTCCCGATGTTGCCAGATTCAAGACCCAGGTGGAATACAAGAAAACCCTATGTAAAATAATCAGGGAAGAAAAAGAAATGGAAAGGCAGAGTAGCCAATCCTGATTTCAGACGTCGTATTTCTCAAAGCAAGGCAGGCAGAAATATTTCCCGTGTGCAACACGCGCACGGCTTTCCATCATGCCTTCGCCACATTCACTGCAGGTTAGGGTCTGGAAAATTACCGCCTTTTGTGGTGGCTCAGCTTCAATTTCTTCAATTTTGAAGAGCTCGTCTGCAGGAGCTTCAAGGATCATTTTTATTTTCTCTTCTCGCTCTCTCTGGAATTCTGCTTTTTCTTCAGGTGTGGCAGTTCCGGCACGGACTTTCTGGAATAGATCATTCCCTCCTCCTCTTTCGAAAACGTCCTGTTTTCGTGAAATGCGGAGTGCCTTTTCGTCACCACGTTTGAAGAACGTGTACACATGTTTCCC
This genomic stretch from Methanohalophilus levihalophilus harbors:
- a CDS encoding carboxymuconolactone decarboxylase family protein, which encodes MNSLIEKLPETVEAFGQMRASLFKDSALDVKTKELIAVSSAVLMRCEKCMEIHAQRAKDKGATEDEIAEAIGVAMFIAGGSQLHWTEKYNDILKNNND
- a CDS encoding FmdE family protein → MEIEDAVKFHGHMCPGLAIGFRVAKIAEENFGTRSKDEELVAIVENKSCSVDAIQVINSCTFGKGNLVFRDYGKHVYTFFKRGDEKALRISRKQDVFERGGGNDLFQKVRAGTATPEEKAEFQREREEKIKMILEAPADELFKIEEIEAEPPQKAVIFQTLTCSECGEGMMESRARVAHGKYFCLPCFEKYDV
- a CDS encoding TatD family hydrolase gives rise to the protein MNSQFPITDEHIHIDPRAKGLKAVREFQNAGGTHMIVVSKPSWTLGVNVSKPDDYRLVFDETVDIVKQINEIGVGAYPVLGPHPAEITKLTERMSLDEASSMMKAGLDIAAKYVEEGLAVGLKSGRPHYPVSDEIWKASNEIMSHGFDLAKDLGCAIQLHTESVGEPELLDIASIAKKTGIPLGKVVKHYAPPLVDVCEKIGLFPGVLAGKGAIEEALSQGSRFMMETDYIDDPDRPGAVLGPKTIPRRTLKLVEEFGEEVFWKIHKENVEEVYEVEINL
- a CDS encoding desulfoferrodoxin family protein, with amino-acid sequence MYPKTKHNKGDIMESGDIIQTEDRNKGDSQSVARHLPTIEVLRNHGGSGKDYIRVVVGKNAKHPNESEHHIKWIELYAHTKMLNVVKIGRVNFTPGTEPDAIFRLVYFGKYREFCAVSYCNVHGLWQSCIEIREELRLTAGCRREKCLQEGFGV
- the uvrA gene encoding excinuclease ABC subunit UvrA: MSLKNIVVKGAKEHNLKNLDVVLPRDKLIVITGLSGSGKSSLAFDTIYAEGQRRYVESLSAYARQFLGLMEKPDVEYIEGLSPAISIEQKTTSKNPRSTVGTVTEIYDYLRLLFARIGVRHCPDCGRIIEPQSVDQIVDSILKIPEGTKLNILSPLVRERKGEYRKLLLDLQAEGFTRVRLDGEIMRIEDAQEVELERYKKHNIEIVVDRVQIKPDIAERLSESVEQALAKSDGLVVADVVDGEELIFSEKLACPDCGTGFEELEPAMFSFNSPQGACEECHGLGTSMEFDPDLIVPDPTLSLREGAIEPWGDRQDGYYMQSLVSMANYFGFSMDDPFEDLKPEYQHMILHGTSAKIPLIHVGKNGGVWKHTGHFKGVIHNLSRIYEKTESESTKDKMRKYISTNPCPACGGDRLKPASLAVLIADNNIIEVTRMSIEEALRFFEKLEKNLGHREYTIARLILKEIKARLGFLVDVGLDYLSMNRSAATLSGGEAQRIRLATQIGSSLMGVLYILDEPSIGLHQRDNLRLINTLKHLRDIGNTVLVVEHDEETIMNADHVVDMGPGAGIHGGEIVAEGPPLDIMADPHSETGQYLSRKVEIAIPEMRRSPQGFMRLIGAAENNLKSIDVDFPIGVMVCVTGVSGSGKSTLINETLNKVLAQKLNRARERPGKYHSIEGLESVDKVITIDQSPIGRTPRSNPATYTNLFTPIRELFAQTKLAKTRGYKPGRFSFNVKGGRCETCSGDGTITIEMHFLPDVYVPCEVCHGKRYNRETLEVTFKDKNIAEVLDMTVEEALEFFENVPKISRKLQTLFDVGLGYIKLGQSSTTLSGGEAQRVKLATELSKKSTGKTVYILDEPTTGLHFADVNKLLEVLQRLVDAGNTVIVIEHNLDVIKVSDWIIDLGPEGGERGGLIIAEGTPETVAKVESSYTGEFLHRLLHE